The following are encoded in a window of Telmatobacter sp. DSM 110680 genomic DNA:
- a CDS encoding TIM barrel protein: protein MPLELTTGIQLYSVRQQMAKDFEGTLAAVRAAGYLEVESASLPKKPASEIRKALDQAGLKCVSSHRSFTDVTRDLDATTEFEKTIGVSYIICPGPGRKNPPASGTNAAPLTVDDWKYNAEEFNKAGEKLKKAGINFGYHNHWVEFQPVEGKVPYEVLLELCEPDKATFEMDCGWVRVAGQDPAVLMKKYPQRFSMLHVKDFHLPPNVSFATHEEAKVTELGRGSIDYRPIFAQAAENQKITHAFVEQEAFDIPWQESLKVDADYLKSLSI from the coding sequence ATGCCATTGGAACTAACGACGGGCATCCAGTTGTACAGCGTGCGCCAGCAGATGGCAAAGGACTTTGAGGGGACTCTGGCCGCAGTTCGCGCGGCAGGGTACCTCGAGGTGGAATCTGCTTCGCTGCCGAAGAAGCCCGCGTCCGAAATTCGCAAAGCGCTTGACCAGGCTGGACTAAAGTGTGTGAGTTCGCACCGCTCGTTTACCGATGTCACCCGAGATCTGGATGCCACGACCGAGTTTGAGAAGACCATTGGCGTGAGCTACATCATCTGTCCGGGACCGGGACGCAAGAACCCTCCAGCTTCGGGCACAAACGCGGCTCCTCTTACGGTCGATGACTGGAAATACAACGCCGAAGAGTTCAACAAGGCGGGCGAGAAACTGAAAAAGGCAGGCATCAACTTCGGTTATCACAACCACTGGGTCGAGTTTCAGCCGGTCGAAGGCAAAGTGCCCTACGAGGTGCTGCTGGAACTCTGCGAGCCCGACAAAGCGACCTTCGAGATGGACTGCGGTTGGGTGAGGGTTGCAGGCCAGGACCCCGCCGTTCTAATGAAGAAATATCCGCAGCGGTTCTCCATGCTTCACGTGAAAGACTTCCATCTTCCACCGAACGTTTCGTTTGCGACGCACGAGGAAGCGAAAGTGACGGAGCTTGGCCGCGGATCGATCGACTACCGGCCGATCTTTGCGCAGGCAGCAGAAAACCAGAAGATTACACATGCCTTCGTCGAGCAGGAGGCCTTTGACATTCCGTGGCAGGAGTCGCTGAAGGTGGATGCAGACTACCTGAAAAGCCTTTCTATTTAG
- a CDS encoding Gfo/Idh/MocA family oxidoreductase produces MPDQSAPESLSRSFNRRRFLKAAGSAAILPAALRSLGAQTPATSPNNRINLGVIGMGWQGPGNTEAFLTLSDCQVVAACDIDANHLQAAVKKINDAYGNEDCKGYHDYRELLARDDIDAVMIAVPDHWHEIVATEAARRKKDIYGEKPLAHTIAEQQSIVRAVQQNRIIWQMGSWQRSVPMFHKAAEIVRNGLIGDVTHVEVGLPGGNSDFDEVGKKALADLASGGQSVASLEQVVQGSPAWNLLVTDPPKELDYEMWIGPSKMEPYIRARSHKSWRWNYNTGGGELLDWIGHHCDIAHWGLDFDHTGPSEVEGSGELPPAHAVWNTAPKYRFELKYPRGITMTIAGGHPDIKTGVKWIGTEGWVWVDRGGFDASNPAWKQGKYLPRELRKVKLYTSSDHQQNFLDCIKTRQATVTPVEVGHNSALPGHLCLISMLTGKKIRWDAKEEKIIGDPEASKLMTREYRGPWKMS; encoded by the coding sequence ATGCCTGATCAATCCGCTCCTGAATCCCTCTCTCGCTCTTTCAATCGCCGCCGTTTTTTAAAAGCTGCCGGATCTGCGGCCATTCTTCCCGCCGCTCTTCGCAGCCTCGGAGCGCAAACACCGGCCACCTCGCCCAATAACCGCATCAATCTGGGTGTGATAGGCATGGGATGGCAAGGGCCCGGAAACACGGAAGCGTTTCTAACTTTGTCGGACTGCCAGGTCGTCGCAGCGTGCGATATTGATGCCAACCATCTGCAAGCTGCTGTCAAGAAGATTAATGACGCTTACGGGAACGAGGATTGTAAGGGCTATCACGATTATCGCGAGCTACTCGCTCGTGACGATATTGATGCCGTTATGATCGCCGTGCCCGACCACTGGCACGAGATCGTCGCCACTGAAGCCGCCCGGCGCAAAAAAGATATTTATGGCGAAAAGCCTCTGGCGCACACCATCGCCGAACAGCAATCTATCGTGCGCGCTGTCCAGCAGAATCGGATCATCTGGCAAATGGGGTCATGGCAGCGCTCTGTTCCCATGTTTCACAAAGCTGCGGAGATTGTTAGAAACGGGCTGATTGGAGATGTTACCCATGTCGAGGTCGGTCTGCCAGGCGGCAACTCAGACTTCGACGAAGTTGGGAAGAAAGCGCTCGCAGACTTGGCCTCAGGAGGGCAAAGCGTGGCGAGCCTGGAGCAGGTTGTGCAGGGCAGCCCGGCCTGGAATTTGCTCGTCACCGATCCCCCCAAGGAACTGGACTACGAGATGTGGATCGGTCCATCGAAGATGGAGCCGTACATCAGGGCTCGCTCGCACAAATCCTGGCGCTGGAACTACAACACGGGCGGTGGCGAACTTCTGGATTGGATCGGTCACCATTGCGATATTGCTCACTGGGGCCTCGATTTCGATCACACCGGTCCGTCCGAGGTTGAAGGCAGTGGCGAACTCCCACCTGCCCACGCGGTCTGGAATACCGCGCCCAAATACCGGTTCGAATTGAAATACCCACGCGGCATAACCATGACAATTGCCGGTGGCCATCCCGATATCAAAACCGGAGTGAAATGGATTGGCACCGAGGGCTGGGTGTGGGTCGACCGCGGTGGATTCGACGCATCGAATCCAGCGTGGAAGCAGGGCAAATACCTGCCGCGGGAACTGCGCAAGGTCAAGCTATATACGTCATCGGATCATCAACAAAACTTCCTGGATTGCATAAAGACGCGTCAAGCGACTGTCACGCCCGTTGAGGTCGGACATAACTCTGCGCTACCCGGGCACCTTTGCCTTATCTCGATGCTCACTGGAAAAAAGATCCGGTGGGATGCGAAGGAAGAGAAGATCATCGGCGATCCGGAAGCGAGCAAGTTGATGACACGCGAATACCGAGGACCTTGGAAGATGAGCTAG
- a CDS encoding sugar phosphate isomerase/epimerase, with translation MRTISRRTFVKQAGICVTLGELLLSADKMAYANPLGLPICCQTWPVRSMIANDFPGTLKQLAAAGFQGIEMCSPVGYADSGFGGLRKYSGRELRSIIQDAGLTCVSSHFSLDELRKDQDGRIAWAKDVGMTQMLVASLGGPKNPTMDDVKRAAEEYEKIGERAAAAGVVQGLHNEGFECTTVDGQRTYDLLFKLLDPKAVQFQFQVSTISEGFDAAEYFLKYPGRFISMHVQGWSAKTRSIVPVGQGTLDWKKIFAAAKTGGIKNYFVEMDLPLMKASVPYLHQLQV, from the coding sequence GTGCGGACTATCTCGAGGAGAACGTTTGTAAAGCAGGCGGGTATATGCGTAACCCTTGGTGAACTTCTCTTGTCGGCAGACAAGATGGCTTACGCGAACCCTCTCGGGCTTCCTATCTGCTGTCAGACCTGGCCGGTGCGCAGCATGATTGCGAATGATTTTCCCGGAACCCTCAAGCAGTTGGCGGCTGCAGGTTTTCAAGGCATTGAGATGTGCTCACCCGTGGGGTACGCCGACTCGGGCTTCGGAGGCCTGAGGAAATACAGCGGAAGGGAACTGCGATCCATCATTCAGGACGCGGGCCTGACCTGTGTAAGCAGCCATTTTTCACTCGATGAATTGCGCAAGGATCAAGACGGGCGCATTGCTTGGGCCAAAGACGTGGGGATGACGCAGATGCTGGTCGCCTCTCTCGGCGGCCCGAAGAATCCCACCATGGATGATGTGAAGCGCGCCGCGGAAGAATACGAGAAGATCGGCGAGCGTGCCGCGGCGGCAGGCGTTGTGCAGGGGCTTCACAACGAGGGTTTCGAATGCACGACGGTGGATGGCCAGCGGACATATGACCTGCTGTTCAAGCTTCTCGATCCAAAAGCTGTGCAGTTCCAGTTCCAGGTATCGACGATCAGCGAGGGATTTGACGCTGCTGAATATTTCTTGAAGTATCCAGGCCGATTCATCTCCATGCACGTGCAGGGATGGTCGGCGAAGACGCGCTCCATTGTGCCGGTTGGGCAGGGCACGCTCGACTGGAAGAAGATTTTTGCGGCGGCGAAGACTGGAGGCATCAAGAACTACTTCGTCGAAATGGACCTGCCTTTGATGAAAGCGTCCGTGCCATATCTTCACCAACTTCAGGTTTGA
- a CDS encoding Gfo/Idh/MocA family oxidoreductase — MMNRRTFLETASASACFTILPRHVLAGSGVVPPSDKITVAHIGTGTEGLREMPRLMAVPEVQIVAVCDPSKHAIGYRDWGTDDLLNELRTVLDKPEWMAGTEGTVPGGRDVAKNFVETYYATEQGGAFKGCSAYADFRELLDKEKDVDAVKIMTPDHLHGIISIACMKRGKHVIMHKPIANRLREAKLVIDTARETGVATHFMPWEANGSMDQVMAWINGGAIGDLREIHNWTNRPVWPQYTSVPTASTPVPEGFEWDLWLGPEAERPYSPDYTHMVFRGWYDFGGGSMADMGHYSLWTVFNALELGSPISVEPMLTHTCGLKNGIAYTVNNDFSFPTASTVRFKYPASGKRPAVDLVWYDGGMRPPAPELEMDKEEVPIEGMMFVGSKGKILAGFQLEDPHLMPQGSMPKDLVTPVRGRGQRGAVPSGMRQWIEAVRGGPQSPSSFLNAGPISEAVNLYAVALRTGKKLLYDGQSQKVTNVAEADKYLSREYRKGWDPRAL, encoded by the coding sequence ATGATGAATCGCCGCACGTTTCTTGAAACTGCATCCGCCTCCGCTTGTTTCACTATTCTTCCCAGGCATGTATTGGCGGGAAGCGGGGTCGTCCCTCCGAGCGACAAAATCACGGTTGCTCACATCGGCACTGGCACGGAGGGTCTCCGCGAGATGCCGAGATTGATGGCGGTTCCCGAGGTCCAGATTGTTGCCGTCTGTGACCCTTCAAAGCATGCGATCGGATACCGGGATTGGGGAACGGATGATCTTCTCAATGAACTGCGGACGGTCCTCGATAAGCCCGAATGGATGGCCGGAACCGAAGGAACTGTTCCCGGAGGCCGCGATGTAGCGAAGAACTTTGTCGAGACGTACTACGCGACTGAGCAGGGCGGCGCATTCAAGGGCTGCTCTGCGTATGCCGATTTCCGCGAGCTCCTCGACAAAGAAAAAGACGTCGATGCCGTCAAGATCATGACGCCGGATCATCTTCACGGCATCATCAGCATCGCCTGCATGAAGAGGGGCAAGCACGTCATTATGCATAAGCCCATCGCCAATCGATTGCGCGAAGCCAAACTGGTGATCGACACCGCACGAGAAACGGGTGTTGCCACGCACTTCATGCCGTGGGAAGCGAATGGATCGATGGATCAGGTGATGGCCTGGATCAACGGTGGGGCCATCGGCGATCTACGTGAAATCCATAATTGGACGAACCGTCCTGTGTGGCCACAGTACACCAGCGTTCCCACCGCGTCCACGCCTGTTCCGGAAGGCTTCGAGTGGGACTTGTGGCTGGGGCCTGAAGCCGAGCGGCCATATTCGCCGGACTACACGCACATGGTATTTCGCGGGTGGTATGACTTCGGCGGCGGTTCCATGGCGGATATGGGGCATTACAGCCTGTGGACGGTCTTCAATGCCTTGGAGTTGGGATCACCGATCAGCGTCGAACCCATGCTGACTCACACATGTGGGTTGAAGAACGGAATCGCGTATACAGTGAATAACGACTTCTCCTTTCCGACGGCCAGTACCGTCCGCTTCAAATATCCAGCAAGCGGGAAAAGACCTGCGGTGGACCTGGTGTGGTACGACGGCGGGATGCGTCCCCCGGCGCCGGAGCTTGAGATGGATAAGGAAGAGGTTCCGATCGAGGGCATGATGTTCGTCGGCAGCAAGGGAAAGATTCTGGCTGGCTTTCAGCTTGAAGATCCACATCTGATGCCGCAAGGAAGCATGCCGAAAGATCTGGTCACGCCAGTCAGGGGCCGAGGCCAACGCGGCGCCGTTCCGTCGGGGATGCGCCAGTGGATTGAAGCTGTGCGCGGCGGACCGCAATCGCCCTCAAGTTTCTTGAACGCGGGTCCAATTTCAGAGGCCGTTAACTTGTATGCGGTCGCACTGCGGACAGGCAAGAAGCTGCTTTACGACGGGCAATCCCAAAAGGTCACGAATGTGGCAGAGGCTGATAAATATCTGAGCCGTGAATACCGTAAGGGTTGGGATCCGCGAGCACTATGA